Below is a window of Populus alba chromosome 2, ASM523922v2, whole genome shotgun sequence DNA.
attttaaaaaataaattaaaaaatatatgaaccaATAGATTATAAAAAGAGTTGTAAAtgttaattgacaaaaaaaaaaaaaaaaacagaaggagaagaagattttACTGTACTCCTCTTCAcaaaatactattaattataatagtgttttttttagtctatgttttttttattcattaatatttggtttattgaggtttaagtttcataatattttttaatatgctttttataaggttattttagtcttttaattCAGACCGtaggtttaacaagttaacttgattggcttgattttttttttttcaatttcatcattcaacattaagttgattgagaattagattttgtaatttatttttatttattttatatgagtttATCTCGGTCTTATGACTCATCTCACAAGTTTGGCGAGTTAACCCAAGTTCACTCGAGTCGTATTCTGCAtccttttgttaattgatttttttatttcatctttcaacacttggttaacaaataattcaaagAGAATGGGATTTTACAGTACCCCTTCTCACAAAATACTATTCACTATaatagtgtgttttttttttaatctcaattttatttttattattcaatattagatttattgaagattggattttataatatttttttcattttttatgaagttattccAGTTTCACGACCCGGACTATAGGTCTAATGAGTTAACTCAATtgtcttaagttttttttttcttttttaattgattttttttctcaatttcatctctcaatGTCGAATTGTTTGAGAATTAGGCTTTGTGATTTATTTCGGTTTGTTTTATATCAAGTTATCCTCGCCTCATAATTCAGGTTACGAggttgacaggttaacctgagttaactcaagtcattttgtgtccttttttaatcaatttttttttctcaattcatcTTTCAACACTTGGTtgattgagggttttttttttttataaaacactaaaggatgaaattgaaataaaaaaaattacacaaaaggatttgaaataaaaaaaacggtaataaaaaaaatgaggttgaaaataaaataaaaattagagggtaacaaaaaaaaaacttttcttagagagttaaattgaaaagaaaaaaaattaacaaaagaaaaaaaataaaaaaatagggatcaaatctgaaaaaataatgCACCAGAAACTtagattaaatgatgaaattgagaaccaataaaacttttacaagaaaacaagggaaaaaaattaaaaatgaaaataataaggatcaaattgaaaaagaaaaatatacaaaaaattagaatcaaaagactgaattaaaaacaaacaaaacttttacaaaagagcatggaacaaaaactagaaattaaaagaataaagactaaAATTATTACACTAAAAACAAACAGGGCCAACATGTGATTTTTAGAGGatgtaagagaaaagaaaaagagaaaaaaagaaaggcttGATGGCAACAAGCCGCCTTCACATGCACTAAGAAAAAGAGAATGCAATGATGTTTTCAACAATACGATAGTTTCGATAAAAGAACAAGTTTAGCTATTAGGAGATGCAACACATACTACTAAAAGGGCATAGAACCCTCCCACATGTTGATGCTTGAATTACACACATCAACaactattcaaaattaaatattaatttatccagtaaaaaaaaccaagtcgcCCTCAATGTTTTTGgaattaacaaaaacatatatgaaaagataaaaatacccttaaacacatgactttattttttcttgattccaagggtaatgattttttttttattgtaatttaaaaagcaaaaaatcataaacacccctgatcaacaactttttttttacctgaaaaataatttaattattttaccatcttaaaatttgaaaaaaaaaaagtgcatatATCTTGGATAATTTTCTTAATGACTAAAAGATTGAATTACCCAAAACACAAGTatctcattttttctttgagggacaaaaattaatttcacttaTATGTGTGTACAATGTTCTTACAACACCtagagtttttgttaattaaacagaaacaaaaatatgaacCTTTCACATAGCAAATCCCAGTTTTACATGTTCAGGACTTGGTGTGGTTCAAATATCCAACTGACTCAATTGCGGATTCAATTAAAAGTAcataaagataatatatattttatttatttatttaaatatagagTTCTATCGTTTGAGAAAtttaatgttgttaaaaatttatctagTAATATCTTATTATACCTTAAAAAACATAcagacactaaaaaaaaaaaaaaaaaactcatgacccAGGAAAAAGTAactacaaaatcaaaatataactaCAATTAGACAATAGAAAAAGTACAAGGATGAGTTTTGCTTTTGATGTAATTTTATGTTAAAGTTACTTggttgatttatataattattaattttaaattttataaaattaattaaaatacaatcaAGGTAATACAatcacattaatttaaaaacaaaatacaaagataaaataatattcggGACAACTTTAATTTCCGACTCCTAAAACCCTAGCCCCTTCTCTGTGGCTGATCACCAAAGAAGAGGCAGGGGTAGCGGCCTGAAAACACACGCAATAACTGAAAAGGGAAATACGCCTAAGTCAATGAGTGCGAAGGGAGACTCTACAGAAAAGCTCAAGGGAGTACAGATTTCCTCGCTTGATGAAGAGGATGAGGTTGAAGAAGtcgttgaagaagaagaagaagaagaagaaggtgacgatagtgaagaagaagaagaagagccaGTAACACTAGGTTTCTTGGAAAAGACAAAGAATAGTTGGTCTCTTTCGCGGCAAGTATTTCCTAGCAAGGCTGGTGGCGTGCCGGTACTTATATATTTCAACTCttcaaaactccttttctttctttatttttattttaattatctgcCATTTAGTTTGTTTAAAGCAAGCCCTGTATTTGCTAAATAAACGGATGTTGTTAATGTCTATGTTGCAGGCATGGCTGGATCCTGTTAATCTACCATCTGGAAGGTCTTGTGTTTGTGATATATGTGAAGAACCTTTACAGTTTTTGCTTcaggtatttattttttttgggttttggtgCACGATAATTTACCAATTTCTTGAATTTACATACCGCAGACAATTCTTTGTCGAATTTTCATTATTTGCGCATGAGACTGTTCCAATTCTctgcttccttttctttttgtcagTGGTGGATATTTATCTTTGAATACTTTGGTTGAACTTAGAGTCAGTGTATATACTATGTTCATATCTGCCAATGGCATTTAATTCGCTGTAATTTTCAGTGATTTGAATTTGAGAAGTTGAAGAGAAAATCCATTTTCTGTTGAATAATCATCTAGGTATATGCACCTATAACAGAGAAGGAATCAACATTTCATCGAACATTGTTTGTCTTCATGTGCCCTTCAATGTCCTGTCTTCATAGGGATCAACATGAGCAATGGAAGCGCAGTCCAGAAAAACCATCTCGAAGGTATCAGTGTCTATTTACTGGTTTCGTTGTTCTTCTCTTTTCAAATATCATGACTAGGAACAGCCAAGAATCAATCTGATTTCTTATTCTTCTACTTTCTTTCTGAAGTGTGAAGGTTTTTCGTTGTCAGTTACCTTGCTCTAATCCTTTTTACTCAAGTGAGCCTCCAAGAAACGATGGAACTGATAAACCGTCCGGATCTGGGGGTAACAtttatcttcaatttcttttcatttatctaATATTGCGTGCATGGGTTAGGTTTTTTGTTGCCACCGAGAATAACCATCCATGTTACTTTTATAGAATATTAAAACGGctatcttcaatttcttttcatttatctaATATTGCATGCatggtttaggttttttgttgCCACCGAGAATAACCATCCATGTTACTTTTATAGAATATTAAAACGGcaaacaatgaaaaacactttaaatttagtatttggcaatatttttcattgtcttttgatgaattaatcCTTGCGAAATGTGTACAGCATCTCCTAAAACAATTTTGAATGAGTAGGCACCACAATTGTTGTGCAACTGCTCTGACAAAGTATAAGGATTCCCTCAATTGAAGGTTGTAGCACACTCATTCTAATCTTTCCTCTCTCAGAACACACGTCATTAATTTATGGAATACCCTCCCTCACTGCCTTTCTCCTTTTTTGTAACCCTAAAGTTGTGCTCCTGTCAGTGAACTAAGACAAAACtagaatttgagttattattttttttttaactgatttgTGCTTGGATTTGGCAGTTGCTCtccatgattttgtttttacttcCTCATCCAGCAATACAGAACTGAACCTAAAATTTTCTGTTAATGGATTTGGTATTCAGTGGGGATGTGATTTGAGCTATTTGCTAGCTAGATGGAACATTTGCAATGCTATGAAGTTGAAGGATGGACCTTTTGAAagtgaatttttgtttttctacatGATATTCATTTTGCTTTCTTCCTCTCACTTTCTTTTGAAATGGCTGGAAATTGTCATGGGGTTCTAGTATTTTATGAAAACTCGCATTGTTGATTGTTTCATAGTTTGTATTTCACGAGCCAGAGAATCCATGATACTGAAACCTCACCTGTACCCCTCAACTATGATGAAATTCTATCCTTCCCATGGCAGATCgctatttatatgaatttagcCTGCACTTGAAGATGCATCTAGATTTTCCTCTTACTGGAAAATTGAGGTCAATGCCCTCAAAAAGTTTTGATTAAGGTGGTAACAAGTATTGTTGTCAAGAGAAGTTTTACTGCGAGCTGTCATATTTGAGCTCCGTGGTTTTGATTCACCATCATCCTTTGCTAAAGACCTCAATTTGAACTCTTAGCAGGATGATAAACACTGAGCTGATCTGTCTTTTTTCAGCACTCCTAGTTTTGGTTTTCAATAGACAACTTGAATGATTGCCTTTACAAAACAACTGCTCCGTCATACTTTACAAGAGCATTGCTGAGCCATAAATGGCCTTTCTTGTAAGATCTTAGTCCTTTGACTTGTTGATATGATAACAATCATCAAATGGAGGATACAAATTGTTCCCACATGAAGACAACATAATGCAATAGCATAATCTCTCGAAAGACAGGACCAAAACTGCCAATACCCAAAATTAAGGGTTTTTCTatgtagttttttcctttatttactTTATTGACTAAACCTGCATTATTCTATTCTGAATGTAATAGGCTTGACACATCGCTGATTATATTGCTAACAAAGCCTTGCTTCCAAACAAGCAATTATTATCCTCCTACATGAGACTGATAAACCCTTACTCAATATGAAGACATCATTGTTTGGTGCAACATGGCTGCAAGGATCCTAAAGCTCTAAGATAGATAGATTAATTGATTaagatcaaattaatatttgtctGATATGTGTGATCATCACTACCCATGTTTTACATATTTCCATTTCTCTCCTTCTGTCAGACCAGGCATTTACGATGCCCATCATTTTTGCTTGTTTTAGTTTCGCTTTGTAACTGGTGTGGTACCTGGAAAGGAGATAAAGTTTGTAGTGGTTGCAAAAGAACAAAATACTGCTCACATAAACACCAGGTATGAGTTGTCAGCATGTCATGAGTTCATTTTAGGCCATTCTTGCTGAATGAACATCCTCTCCATTGTTTTCATATCTCACAGGTTTTGCACTGGCACTCAGGTCACAAAATTGATTGTCAACAGTTGAGCCTTTCGGTTGACTCTCGTTCCAGCAAGAATGGAGCCACTTCAGCAGAGATCATTAAAGGCTAGTATATACATCATGAACCTGGGTCCTGGGGTATCACACAAATTTACATATGCATATGATTATGTTCATTGTACTTAATTCTTATTAATTGAAGATAAAAATGTCTATCTCTTCTTAGAAAACAATTACATTTAATAATCATGTGATCATTTTTATCACACCTTGTaccaaaatatcattttatttagagtATTTTTTGAACCCTCAATGGTTAAGGAATAGAATGGTTCAAGTGCAAATTGGTGACAGGACATTTTGACCTAGAATCTAGCATTATGAATGGTTGGTTGTGAGTACTGATTTAAACACGTCATAATGTCCATTGTCTAGTGTCAAGCTTACTCaatgaaatttatgtttcaaaaggTCTACCAGAGGtgtctgattttattttttttgaacagTTGTTAGCAATGCCCTGTGGCCAGAGTATGAGATGATAAATGATGATGAAAGTGAATATGATGCTGAAATGTCTGATGATAACATACCCACTCATTCATTGGTGTCTAGGAACAAAATGGACAGCACAATGAATTCGTTGTTGGACATTTTTGAGGTATCAATTCTCGCTCTTGTTAATGGAAATTTATGCACTTATGTAAATCTCCTGCTTGCTTATTTTAGTGTAGTGGGCAGGGCAATAGTGACAAAAAGTGCTGGGCATCTTTCCAACAGCGCATAGCCAAAGCCCCCGAACAAGTGTTAAGGTGATACgagctattatattttgagatcattttttgtatttaatattcTAGAAAACTTGAACATAATTTGAATTCTTTATGTGATTGCTTTAGGCATCCTAAGCATTGCATGCGGTGAGCTTGGATCCCACAATACAAGTGGACAAGTTTTTCtagaaaacatgtaaaatctTAAGACATTTAAGGGGCTAACCCAAATTGGCTGCTGATTGTGAGACTCGCATTTGTAGAGAATTGACTCTCTGTAACTGTCACTTATCCTTCGTTACTTGTCAATACTTGCTATATGCCCGAGTGATCATCTGGCTGGGAAATGATCAAATGAACAAGAAATGTTTAAAATCAACATCACTTCATATCTGTTGTCAGTTACATATTGAGAAGTTGGCAGGGCTGTGCAAGATTTTAAGAGTTTATATCTAAGCTAGTGTGCATGTCAAGTTTTCATAGCCTAGTTGCATTTCAGccatgtgatttttttgtaCCTAGTATTTGAAGCATTTTATTGTGTAAATCGTACTTCCTGTTTAATTTGCAATGGAATGCTCATTCCTTTGTTTAAATTAGCAGGTATTGTAGGAATGCTAGTGCAAAACCCCTCTGGCCTATGTCAAGTGGTCAGCCATCTAAGGCTGACATCCCTAACTGCAGTTACTGTGGTGGTCCTTCAGATTTTGAATTTCAGGTATAGTTTGATCTGCcttagatatatttatttatattgctttatgtatttgtcttttttttttttcctcgaaaATTTTGATTGAAGCCCTTGTATGTCCAAGTGAAGAGTGTGCCTATTCACGTGCTtggtttttctctgtttttttctctccatatGGTGTGCTGTTCTACTATTTGATTTTCCTCATGGATCTCAAATCTGAGCTCCCATTAAAGTTCTAAGGTAATAATAGCTCCTGTATCTGGTGCATCAGATCTTACCTCAGCTACTTTACTACTTCGGTGTAAAGAATGATGCGGATTCTCTTGATTGGGCAACCATTGTTTTGTACACCTGCAAATCCTCTTGTGAGGCTAGCATGGCTTACAAAGAAGAATTTCCCTGGGTTCAGCTCTACCCAACATCTGCAACTTGACGGTGGTAGTTCTACTTTCACCTGTTGACGAGCGtccttcatttcttttctcctttaatCCTTTTCCGGCAGTTAGCTCTGTTAAATTGAGTGGTAGAAAAGTCTTGTCTAGCTCTGAGCTCTTTGTATTGTGTGTTTgacaaaatatgaaatatttttttatttaaaattaattatttttatatttttaaaggttcccaaaaagaaaaagaaattgaaggcctttttttttttttatcaatttttttagatgGAGTTgtcattgaattgttttttactcTGGTGGGATTTAAACTTCGAAGCTATTATTTCGATAACAAAAATGGAAGTATATTACTGGAATAAGCTTATGAGAACCAGCTTTTTGGTTCGGTCAACCCACCATTTTATTCCTCTGACATTGTATCCAACTGGAAATAAAACTATGCCGTTTTGTAATTGACAAGGATAATTCTAAGAtgatgtgataaaaaaaaaaattgtatttttagtaCAGTAACGTTACTTTgtaatcttatttatattttatatattcagTCATCTTCAGTTTAAATTATGTAAtaataaagttgaaaataaattaagtataagtaaaatataaaaatcattaaatgtgACGCTGCTAGCTATAAACACAAATTTTATacagatttatatttttacttttagtaaagaaatgtattttaatcgattttaagttattttatgttattcaattttaatcttATCCACGCACAAGTCATCATCTACCACTTTCTATCTTAGTGAACCAAGAGTAATTTATCAACATAAAGGAAATCCGTTAAAATTATCTTTCATCTTTTGCAAATGGATTCAAAATtaagcaaaaacaaagagaatgtAGAGGGCAATAGATCCGTGACCCTTTCTGTGCCTTGGTTGGGTATTttttgctaacaaaaaaaaaataaacatgttgctattgtgttttttaaggaaaaaaaaatcaattatgaattcaaaataagatctacaatactttttaaaattattgaaataacagtatgttaaataatattctttctttttagttattaaaacaattataaattaaatttacttgggttaattttgattaatttgtaaaaatcaTAGTCTAGGCTATTAGGCCGCAATAAACTcatagagaaaaattaaaaaaatattataaaatctaattcttaAACAAactaatgttaaaggataaaattaaaaaaaaatcaataaaaaaaaaaacagttttaggCAACTTGTGTAAACCGGTCGAATCAACTACATGAatcatgaaaatgaaataacctcgtacaaataaaataaaaaaaattataaaggttGATTCCTaaccaatttaatgttaaatgatgaaaattaaaaaaaaattaaaaaaagtaaaaatagcTTGAATTAATGCTAACAAACCTTCTGAACCTAGGCATGGATCATCAGAATAAGAGAACCTCATATAAatcgaattgaaaaaaattatgaagtttaattatcAAGCAATTCAGTATTGGAGGACAAAACTACgaaaacaaaaatctattttaaagaaaaaaaaagatttgagacAATTCGGGTTAACCATTAAACTCGTGGCCCAAATCATAAGACtgtgataaccttataaaaaaaatcaaatacaataatgaactttaatttcaaatcaattcaatattgatgataaaattaaaaaaaaaaaaaaggatcaagttAACCCGAATGAACCTTCCAAGCCCTCGATATCAGATTATAAGACCAGgatatctcataaaaaatagataaaaaaaaataataacaaagccTATATCACATTAaagcaaatattaaatgataaaattaaaaagcaaaaataattaaaataactaaaataaaatttgataggaaataAAGTTGAGAAtcctctttgaatttttttaaatgctagGCGTGAGGATCAAGGTGAcaggagagggaaaaaaaataaagagaagaagagtGGCTTGCCGAAGCCAGAATTGGATGTCCATTGTCAACACACACCACACGCTGTGGTAGACTGATGCGCCGTGAATGATTCGaaaatcagcaacaatgattctaacaaaaatagatgaaggatgggtctgattgtgttgtctttcttttggtatttaggctgaattgtagttattttaaggtaaataagatggaggataaactagaatgatactttgataagtcgatctagACGCCACAGAGATCAGTCTAGTATTTCGAcaccacactctttgtgattgaaaagtgataagtcaggtaggattcttcacaaaatcaatttgaaagaacaactcttaattctctaaattaagtttcaaatcttggccaaaagtgtttattacatATTTTGATACTACATTTAtaattggaacatccctccaaagttaggacaattcaacatgacagaagtcaagcctaaaacttagacttttaataaaataactaaacaaatttaactaacacacgtttttttttacatttctgaaACATAAacagactaaatttaaaacagccataacttttgacacagaagtccaatgcaatcatggttggacaatctagACAGAttacgttctgaacttgaattttacctagaTAAGTCTTTTTATCACATGcaatggatgacttcaaattcgggttcaaatccatctactgttctgaccgtaaacaacatcaattccttcacttatttgcattatcaattcaaatacaagtagcccagcatcaaaagaaccattaagggcttttcccatctctaagttccaattgtaggcaaataagcacccttgaatcaatttcaaactgattgctaatttttactccgacgcagcttcaataaTTGCGATTTGATTCGTCAAgacccgttgtagttgttttgccCTCGCTTTTGTCATTGAACCATTTGAATCCTCTTGCacattagattcagctttacaagatggattataatttccATGATGCACATATAGACCATGGTGACTATAGTCAATAACACCAAGGAAAGGCGAAAGCATACGTCGAAGGTTGGTAGCTGTAGCGGAGAGAGCTGACAATCGATCTTGTATAGCCATCATGACACATCTTTACCAAATTGCCGCTAGAGCCCATCACGCCATCCATCCCTCATTTCCattccaacaaaaacaaatcctgTCATCACGTGCcttaaaattaactataaattaaaaaaaaataaagttctacTCTACTTCtgaattgctatttatttttttaattattttttttaattttaatttttgatattaaatttttttatttagttattacacTCTCTTAATATAAATTCTAGGTCTGATGAGTTAATCCGAttaactcagattttttttttaattttatcatttaatattgatttaatcaataattaaactttattatttgctttgtttacttttcattaGGTTATTCTAGTCTCATGATCCAAAAATAATGCTTAACGGTAACCCAAGTTTACtcgaattattttattttttttatttaattttctcattTAACATTGAATCCGTTagaaatttgagttttataatccgttttgatatgttttttatgagaatatctTGATCTCATTATCAAGGTCacaagttttgatattttaactcttattaaatcatttttttttctaagaggtTATATTGGTCTAATGACTCAGGTCACAAGTCATTCAACATCAAACTtgctttttattgggttattttagTCTCATGACCAACATCGTAAATTTGATGAGTTAACACAattaattctctctctctctctctaactgacttttttttctttaatttcatcaattaatatcgtgtttgattatgaattaggtttcatgatttgtttttttatagggttatcttaGTCTCGCGACCCAAAAATAGTGTTTAATAGTTAAATCATGTTgacttgacttattttttatgttatttttttaattaatatttttataaatttcatcgtTCAATATCAAATTCGACAATGACAATTGAGaatcaagttttataatttattatgactttttctatgaggttatctcagtctcaaGAGTAAAGTTGTGGATTTGAGAGGTTAATTTGAGTaaaattatgtctttttttaattttttctataaggttatcttggTCTGATGACTTGGATTATACATTTCGTGAATTgacttgggttattttttatgttatttttaattaatttttttaatgtcatgcttcaatattaagttggttaaggattataattcataatttgtgttaatttgtttttcatgaaattatCTCGATCTTATGACTCGGATTgcaagtttgacatgttaaattGGATcatgtttttatgtatttttttttaaatttc
It encodes the following:
- the LOC118046826 gene encoding uncharacterized protein isoform X1, which gives rise to MSAKGDSTEKLKGVQISSLDEEDEVEEVVEEEEEEEEGDDSEEEEEEPVTLGFLEKTKNSWSLSRQVFPSKAGGVPAWLDPVNLPSGRSCVCDICEEPLQFLLQVYAPITEKESTFHRTLFVFMCPSMSCLHRDQHEQWKRSPEKPSRSVKVFRCQLPCSNPFYSSEPPRNDGTDKPSGSGVALHDFVFTSSSSNTELNLKFSVNGFGIQWGCDLSYLLARWNICNAMKLKDGPFEISLCNWCGTWKGDKVCSGCKRTKYCSHKHQVLHWHSGHKIDCQQLSLSVDSRSSKNGATSAEIIKVVSNALWPEYEMINDDESEYDAEMSDDNIPTHSLVSRNKMDSTMNSLLDIFEGNSDKKCWASFQQRIAKAPEQVLRYCRNASAKPLWPMSSGQPSKADIPNCSYCGGPSDFEFQILPQLLYYFGVKNDADSLDWATIVLYTCKSSCEASMAYKEEFPWVQLYPTSAT
- the LOC118046826 gene encoding uncharacterized protein isoform X2; translation: MSAKGDSTEKLKGVQISSLDEEDEVEEVVEEEEEEEEGDDSEEEEEEPVTLGFLEKTKNSWSLSRQVFPSKAGGVPAWLDPVNLPSGRSCVCDICEEPLQFLLQVYAPITEKESTFHRTLFVFMCPSMSCLHRDQHEQWKRSPEKPSRSVKVFRCQLPCSNPFYSSEPPRNDGTDKPSGSGVSLCNWCGTWKGDKVCSGCKRTKYCSHKHQVLHWHSGHKIDCQQLSLSVDSRSSKNGATSAEIIKVVSNALWPEYEMINDDESEYDAEMSDDNIPTHSLVSRNKMDSTMNSLLDIFEGNSDKKCWASFQQRIAKAPEQVLRYCRNASAKPLWPMSSGQPSKADIPNCSYCGGPSDFEFQILPQLLYYFGVKNDADSLDWATIVLYTCKSSCEASMAYKEEFPWVQLYPTSAT